In Devosia chinhatensis, the following are encoded in one genomic region:
- a CDS encoding cold-shock protein: MATINGTVKFFNTTKGFGFITPDNGGKDHFVHISAVQNSGVDGLYENDKLTYEVETGRDGRESAINLVLQK, encoded by the coding sequence ATGGCAACCATCAATGGTACCGTGAAATTCTTCAACACCACCAAGGGTTTTGGCTTCATTACCCCTGACAATGGCGGCAAGGATCACTTCGTGCACATCTCGGCCGTCCAGAACTCGGGCGTCGATGGTCTCTACGAAAACGACAAGCTGACCTACGAAGTCGAAACCGGCCGTGACGGTCGTGAATCCGCGATCAACCTGGTTCTCCAGAAGTAA
- a CDS encoding DUF116 domain-containing protein — protein MTPIERAFELARSGKCRTLTEIKSALKSEGYELATVTGGTLAKQLRGLMVAHAEIK, from the coding sequence ATGACGCCGATCGAACGCGCCTTCGAACTTGCTCGAAGCGGCAAATGCCGGACGCTGACCGAAATCAAGTCCGCCCTGAAAAGCGAGGGTTATGAATTGGCCACCGTAACGGGCGGAACCTTGGCCAAGCAATTGCGCGGCTTGATGGTTGCCCACGCAGAAATCAAATAA